In Methanosphaera sp. ISO3-F5, a genomic segment contains:
- a CDS encoding signal recognition particle protein Srp54, with amino-acid sequence MLEGLSDSLTQTMKKLAGMSIIDKKTLKEVTKDIQRALIQSDVNVKVVFGLTKKIEKRALDEELPKGLSPKEHVMRIVYQELVNLIGEKPEELNITHKPYKIMMLGLQGSGKTTTTAKLVRHLKKKGQNCAIVCTDTWRPAAYEQLKQLCEPLDTPVFGDPQNKDAIDLAQKGLEQCGNKYDVILVDTAGRHKEEQDLLDEMKELSTVVKPDEVILVIDGTIGQQARNQAESFKQTTDIGSIIVSKLDGSAKGGGALSAVAEIHAPIKFIGTGERVDDFEAFDPERFISRLLGMGDLDTLIEKAAEVTSEKSDQEMIDSIISGKFTLKDMENQLNMMNKMGPIQQIMKLIPGLGNQLPANASKVTEDKLNTYKILMNSMTDYELENPEVIKKSRITRISRGAGLTNDDVKDLLKYYSVTKKALKGMGKRNMGGPMGKLMRHMNRQ; translated from the coding sequence ATGCTAGAAGGATTAAGCGATAGTCTAACACAAACTATGAAAAAACTAGCAGGAATGTCAATAATAGACAAAAAAACACTGAAAGAAGTAACCAAAGATATTCAACGTGCATTAATACAGTCCGACGTAAACGTTAAAGTAGTTTTCGGATTAACAAAGAAAATAGAAAAACGAGCACTAGACGAAGAATTACCAAAAGGATTAAGTCCAAAAGAACATGTGATGCGCATAGTTTACCAGGAACTAGTAAACCTTATTGGAGAAAAACCAGAAGAACTAAACATTACACATAAACCCTACAAGATAATGATGTTAGGTTTACAAGGAAGTGGTAAAACAACCACAACAGCAAAACTTGTAAGACACCTTAAAAAGAAAGGACAAAACTGTGCAATAGTATGTACCGACACATGGAGACCAGCAGCATACGAACAATTAAAACAATTATGTGAACCACTGGACACACCAGTATTCGGAGACCCACAAAACAAGGACGCCATTGACCTGGCACAAAAAGGATTAGAACAATGTGGAAACAAGTACGACGTGATACTAGTAGATACAGCAGGTCGTCATAAAGAAGAACAAGACTTACTAGATGAAATGAAAGAATTAAGTACAGTAGTAAAACCAGACGAAGTTATACTAGTAATAGATGGTACAATAGGTCAACAAGCACGTAACCAAGCAGAATCATTCAAACAAACCACAGATATTGGATCAATAATAGTAAGTAAATTAGATGGTTCAGCAAAAGGAGGGGGTGCATTATCTGCAGTAGCAGAAATACATGCTCCAATCAAATTCATAGGTACCGGGGAACGAGTAGATGACTTTGAAGCATTCGACCCAGAAAGATTCATATCAAGACTACTGGGAATGGGAGATCTTGATACATTAATCGAAAAAGCAGCAGAAGTCACATCAGAAAAATCAGACCAGGAAATGATTGACTCAATCATCAGTGGTAAATTCACATTAAAAGACATGGAAAACCAATTAAACATGATGAACAAGATGGGACCTATACAACAAATCATGAAACTAATTCCTGGATTAGGAAACCAGTTACCAGCAAATGCATCAAAAGTAACTGAAGATAAACTCAACACATACAAAATCCTAATGAACTCCATGACAGACTATGAACTAGAAAATCCAGAAGTAATCAAAAAATCCAGAATAACCCGTATAAGCAGAGGAGCAGGATTAACCAATGATGACGTGAAAGACCTCCTGAAATATTATAGTGTAACCAAAAAAGCACTAAAAGGAATGGGTAAACGTAACATGGGCGGACCAATGGGTAAACTCATGAGACACATGAATAGACAATAA
- a CDS encoding tRNA pseudouridine(54/55) synthase Pus10 — MSTNNEYKLCSRCLARISRKFQKTEENEKCSICDNLLLHEDKIYQLIYNKIHKFDIEFNTFYIACQVTYDKLNIAEKNIHKEVNYQGNNGLKKQLRKDLSQMLVEKMGKTIDYKNPEVVINIKIRKKPFKHNPYPEINNLTVFIDSNPLFIEGKYRKLIRGIPQTKWPCTECKGKGCSACNGTGQQYPETVEGLIGKHLLPMAKGKEIKFHGSGREDIDVLMLGEGRPFVIEVKYPFKRSIDLKFLRRVVNSHSDGKIEINDLKFVDNNRRASIKKSSTESYKVYSAIAEFENGVTSNDIKKIEKLNIIEQRTPKRVEHRRADKIRTRKIMNLEVERINSKKLRLIIKCQGGLYIKELISGDEGRTQPSVSSVCKNKSICSQLDVLKVHIPQ; from the coding sequence ATGTCAACAAATAATGAATATAAACTATGTTCTAGATGCCTAGCAAGGATAAGTAGAAAATTTCAGAAAACAGAAGAAAACGAAAAATGCAGTATCTGCGACAACCTACTCCTACACGAAGACAAGATATACCAACTAATCTATAACAAGATACATAAATTTGACATAGAATTTAACACATTTTACATAGCATGTCAAGTAACTTATGATAAACTAAACATAGCAGAAAAGAATATTCATAAAGAAGTCAACTACCAGGGAAACAATGGATTGAAAAAACAGTTACGGAAAGACTTATCCCAGATGCTAGTTGAGAAAATGGGAAAAACAATAGACTATAAAAATCCGGAAGTAGTTATCAACATAAAAATCAGAAAAAAACCATTCAAACACAACCCATACCCAGAAATAAACAATTTAACAGTATTCATAGACAGCAACCCCCTATTTATCGAAGGAAAATATCGTAAACTAATCAGAGGAATACCACAAACAAAGTGGCCATGCACAGAATGCAAAGGAAAAGGATGTTCAGCATGTAATGGAACAGGCCAACAATATCCGGAAACCGTAGAAGGATTAATAGGAAAACATTTACTGCCCATGGCAAAAGGAAAAGAAATAAAATTCCATGGATCAGGACGAGAAGACATCGATGTACTTATGCTAGGAGAAGGAAGACCCTTCGTAATAGAAGTAAAATATCCATTCAAGAGAAGTATTGACCTAAAATTCTTAAGAAGAGTGGTAAACAGTCATAGCGATGGTAAAATAGAGATAAACGACCTGAAATTCGTAGACAATAACAGACGTGCAAGCATTAAAAAAAGTTCTACAGAAAGTTATAAAGTTTACTCTGCAATAGCCGAATTTGAAAATGGTGTTACAAGTAATGATATTAAAAAAATAGAAAAACTAAACATAATAGAACAAAGAACACCAAAACGAGTAGAACATCGCAGAGCAGATAAAATTAGAACAAGAAAAATAATGAATCTTGAAGTAGAACGAATAAACAGTAAAAAATTAAGGTTAATCATTAAATGTCAGGGAGGATTATATATAAAAGAACTAATCTCCGGTGATGAAGGAAGAACCCAACCTAGCGTTAGCAGTGTTTGTAAAAACAAATCAATATGTTCACAATTAGATGTTTTGAAAGTTCATATTCCACAATAG
- a CDS encoding IS1182 family transposase: protein MVLQEDTIGQTFLLPKDIRTMIPDDHVCFFIEKLVNCVDFSEIDFQYVDTPGQKAYPAAMLVRIIILGTIYSIHSSRKLERIVRENIVFMYLAGFQTPVFSTIAAFKREHKEIIEKIFLETINYGHNKNLIDLDSISIDGSKTRAYANKYNNLTNEDVLKLLHIIRKGIITDMEENKALENRENKTVQNTNNTKEQIKEALREARNIKVKPDEKAKTIKKIKHEESQDEVDEEQQTLDTYRNKPMKNSMEHDESKFDEEMYELIDENDLNFCGKQILKQAIEHPETAYKQIKKLEKCKTELEKSGKNTVNYTDPEARKSPNKEGITQTGYNEQIVVDNKNGLIIAVDVTTDGNDQKQLIPMINQTQTNLQNALNLTNEESEQIMQNMDILADNGYYTNQTVHDIYEEGKYSILMPNREQAGKQKDCLRRNSQRKTNNNKKDGYGKHNMIKDEENYGYICPENKILPVKQVYPGKYTDRIIYYTSECSKCPSKKICLTNKMTGKVITDYTSDAKELLAYKFETPNGQAQYKKRMPMVEPRFAYNKYTLKYRQYHILGLSNAKMQQTLMATAQNIVKIHNIEQKELTNNKKTINLN, encoded by the coding sequence ATGGTTTTACAAGAAGATACTATTGGTCAGACATTTTTGTTACCTAAGGATATACGTACTATGATTCCTGATGATCATGTTTGTTTTTTTATTGAAAAGCTTGTGAATTGTGTGGATTTTAGTGAGATTGATTTTCAGTATGTTGATACTCCTGGTCAGAAGGCTTATCCTGCGGCCATGTTGGTTCGTATCATTATCTTGGGTACTATTTATTCTATTCATAGTAGTCGTAAGTTGGAACGTATTGTTCGTGAGAATATCGTGTTTATGTATTTGGCTGGATTTCAAACCCCTGTTTTCAGCACTATCGCAGCTTTTAAACGCGAACACAAGGAGATTATAGAAAAAATTTTTCTTGAAACAATCAATTATGGACATAACAAAAATTTAATTGATTTAGACAGCATCAGCATTGATGGAAGTAAAACACGAGCATATGCCAATAAATATAATAATTTAACCAATGAAGATGTACTAAAACTTTTACATATCATCCGTAAAGGCATTATTACTGATATGGAAGAAAATAAAGCTTTAGAAAACCGAGAAAACAAAACAGTACAAAATACAAACAATACCAAAGAACAAATCAAAGAAGCACTACGAGAAGCACGTAATATCAAAGTTAAACCAGATGAAAAAGCAAAAACAATAAAGAAAATAAAACACGAAGAATCACAAGATGAAGTGGATGAAGAACAACAAACATTAGATACTTACCGTAATAAACCGATGAAAAACAGTATGGAGCATGATGAGAGCAAATTTGACGAAGAAATGTATGAACTCATCGATGAAAATGATTTAAACTTCTGTGGAAAACAAATACTAAAACAAGCCATAGAACACCCAGAAACAGCATACAAACAAATAAAAAAACTAGAAAAATGCAAAACAGAACTAGAAAAGAGTGGTAAAAATACCGTTAATTATACAGATCCAGAAGCACGTAAAAGTCCCAACAAAGAAGGAATAACACAAACCGGATACAACGAACAAATAGTAGTAGACAACAAAAACGGACTAATAATAGCAGTAGACGTAACCACAGATGGAAACGACCAAAAACAACTAATACCAATGATAAACCAGACACAAACAAACCTACAAAACGCCCTAAACCTAACAAATGAAGAATCAGAACAAATAATGCAAAACATGGATATACTAGCCGATAACGGATACTACACCAACCAAACAGTACACGATATCTATGAAGAAGGAAAATACTCAATATTAATGCCAAATAGAGAACAAGCAGGCAAACAAAAAGATTGTCTAAGACGAAACAGCCAAAGAAAAACCAACAATAACAAAAAAGACGGATACGGAAAACATAACATGATAAAAGACGAAGAAAACTACGGATACATCTGTCCAGAAAACAAAATACTACCTGTTAAACAAGTTTACCCTGGAAAATACACGGACAGAATAATATATTACACCAGTGAATGCAGCAAATGCCCATCCAAAAAGATCTGCTTAACCAACAAGATGACAGGTAAAGTAATAACCGATTACACAAGCGATGCCAAAGAACTACTGGCTTATAAATTCGAAACACCAAACGGACAAGCACAATACAAGAAGAGAATGCCAATGGTCGAACCACGATTCGCATACAACAAATACACACTAAAATACAGACAATATCACATACTAGGACTAAGCAACGCAAAAATGCAACAAACACTCATGGCCACAGCACAAAACATAGTAAAAATACATAACATAGAACAAAAAGAACTAACAAACAATAAAAAGACAATAAATCTAAATTAA
- a CDS encoding right-handed parallel beta-helix repeat-containing protein yields MINKSSKKIILLLALIILLVGIVSATGVNKTIHTDNDNKITDDVSTKNVKKSTKVIQKNEKKIGKTAITKKTYNVSTYKALKKALTANYDKITINLRANIKLQANTVIGDNRIYYINGNNKIIDGANKYQFLDIGKSNVTIKKLKIKNCHSSYGGAIKNSEGKLIIADSTFYNNTAKSGGAISNHEYIYMKNTTILSNKATEIGGAIKNEGNLIIGNSTLKNNKALEEGAVYNQMKLYMKNVVFINNKGALSNDNQATIIQCKINNNTSKDGAICNSNKLTITKSTINYNKATNYCAAINNNGGTVTITDSKINSNTAPGVAISNNGGVLNMKRSTVSNNKAQAISGDNKIVIYNCTINGNNKGAILSSGIMTINKTMINNNKNEFAEAIMNWGQMTLTNSKINNNKATGREDATGAISNYDTGKLTINKCTINGNTATEGGAIMNAGKLTVNSCTISNNKAKYGGALYNAKQGVTTLNNCKLLYNTPGGKNTIYIRSGKVIKRNTTIK; encoded by the coding sequence ATGATAAATAAATCATCTAAAAAGATTATTTTACTTTTAGCATTAATTATTTTGCTGGTAGGTATTGTTTCTGCAACAGGAGTTAACAAAACAATACATACAGATAATGATAACAAAATAACAGATGATGTTTCGACAAAAAATGTAAAAAAATCAACTAAAGTAATACAAAAAAATGAAAAGAAAATAGGAAAAACAGCCATTACAAAAAAAACATATAATGTATCAACATACAAGGCACTGAAAAAAGCTTTGACAGCTAATTATGATAAAATAACAATTAATTTAAGGGCAAATATCAAATTACAGGCAAATACTGTTATAGGAGATAATCGAATATATTACATTAATGGAAACAATAAGATTATCGACGGTGCTAACAAGTACCAGTTCTTAGACATCGGAAAAAGTAATGTCACAATAAAAAAACTGAAAATAAAAAATTGTCACTCTTCATACGGTGGAGCAATAAAAAATTCTGAAGGAAAACTCATAATTGCAGATTCTACCTTCTATAACAACACTGCCAAGTCAGGCGGAGCAATAAGTAATCATGAATACATATACATGAAAAACACCACAATACTTAGTAACAAAGCAACAGAAATTGGTGGTGCGATAAAAAATGAAGGAAATTTAATCATTGGAAACAGCACATTAAAAAACAACAAAGCGTTAGAGGAAGGAGCAGTATACAATCAGATGAAACTATACATGAAAAACGTTGTGTTCATCAATAACAAGGGAGCATTATCTAATGATAATCAGGCAACAATAATTCAGTGCAAAATAAACAACAACACATCAAAAGACGGAGCTATATGCAACAGTAATAAATTGACAATCACAAAAAGTACAATAAATTACAATAAGGCAACAAATTATTGTGCAGCAATAAACAATAACGGTGGAACAGTTACAATAACAGACTCAAAAATTAACAGTAACACTGCACCAGGTGTGGCAATAAGTAACAATGGAGGAGTTCTGAATATGAAAAGATCCACAGTTAGCAATAACAAGGCACAAGCAATTAGTGGTGACAATAAGATAGTTATTTATAACTGTACAATTAACGGTAATAATAAAGGTGCAATATTAAGCAGTGGAATAATGACTATAAATAAAACAATGATAAACAATAACAAAAATGAATTTGCAGAGGCAATAATGAACTGGGGACAAATGACTCTTACGAACTCCAAGATAAATAATAATAAAGCTACTGGTAGAGAAGATGCTACTGGAGCAATAAGTAATTATGATACAGGTAAACTAACTATAAATAAATGTACAATAAATGGTAATACAGCAACAGAAGGTGGAGCAATAATGAATGCTGGAAAACTGACTGTTAACTCTTGTACAATAAGTAATAACAAGGCTAAATATGGGGGAGCACTTTATAATGCTAAACAGGGAGTAACAACATTAAATAACTGTAAATTACTTTACAACACACCTGGTGGCAAAAATACTATATACATACGAAGTGGAAAAGTTATTAAAAGAAATACTACTATAAAATAA
- a CDS encoding 50S ribosomal protein L21e — protein sequence MKKSKGFKSRSRYKLKKSIRPKRANIISKKIQVFENGQKVHIITDSSFQKGQPHPRFHGKTGEVVGQKGRAYLVAIKDGNKAKELIIRPEHLKLQAQE from the coding sequence ATGAAAAAATCAAAAGGATTTAAAAGTCGATCAAGGTATAAACTTAAAAAAAGTATCAGACCTAAACGAGCTAACATTATATCTAAAAAAATACAAGTATTTGAAAATGGTCAAAAAGTACACATAATTACTGATTCAAGTTTCCAAAAAGGACAACCACACCCAAGATTCCATGGAAAAACTGGTGAAGTTGTAGGACAAAAAGGACGAGCATACCTCGTTGCTATTAAAGATGGAAACAAAGCAAAAGAATTAATTATTAGACCAGAACATCTTAAATTACAAGCACAAGAGTGA
- a CDS encoding RNA polymerase Rpb4 family protein has product MMIGKKVIDTKPITISEAREILMKKVEEKADENNEVDGRQFTYEQNLTIDYVNKFALLDAEDAKELVSKLEEYLTTVQAVKVVDLMPEDLDDLRLIFAKERGTFETETLQNVLDLLDQYR; this is encoded by the coding sequence ATGATGATTGGAAAAAAAGTCATTGATACAAAACCTATTACAATATCTGAAGCAAGAGAAATTCTAATGAAAAAAGTAGAAGAAAAAGCTGATGAGAATAACGAAGTCGATGGCCGCCAATTTACATATGAACAAAACCTTACTATTGATTATGTCAATAAGTTTGCACTTCTTGATGCTGAAGATGCTAAAGAGTTAGTTTCAAAACTTGAAGAGTATCTTACAACTGTTCAAGCAGTGAAAGTAGTGGATTTGATGCCAGAGGATCTTGATGACTTAAGATTAATCTTTGCAAAAGAAAGGGGAACTTTTGAAACAGAAACTTTACAAAATGTTCTAGATTTATTGGATCAATACCGATAA
- the rsmA gene encoding 16S rRNA (adenine(1518)-N(6)/adenine(1519)-N(6))-dimethyltransferase RsmA yields MPNNTKEILNKYNIRLDKNKSQNYLIDNNKLENILRNADIQSDETILEIGAGIGTMTIPMAKKAFKVIAIEKDPIIADVLGQRIVKEKLDNVEIINDDALKIDFPDFDKIVSNLPYQISSPITFKFLEYDFKKAVLMYQLEFAKRMNAEVNSKEYSRLSVALHYRADISIIDTLPPEAFVPQPKVNSAVVELIPKNSVDLNDCFDDVIRALFQHRNKKARKALIQSAHELHYDKKELKALLSGVDNDLFEEKVFKLSPDEILEISEVIGELL; encoded by the coding sequence ATGCCTAACAATACTAAGGAAATTTTAAACAAGTATAATATTAGATTAGATAAAAATAAGAGTCAGAATTATCTTATTGACAATAATAAACTCGAGAATATTCTTAGAAATGCTGATATTCAATCTGATGAAACAATTCTTGAAATTGGTGCCGGTATTGGAACTATGACAATTCCCATGGCAAAAAAGGCATTTAAGGTCATTGCTATAGAAAAGGATCCAATTATTGCTGATGTTCTAGGTCAAAGAATTGTTAAGGAAAAATTGGATAATGTTGAGATAATTAATGATGATGCTTTGAAGATAGATTTTCCTGATTTTGATAAGATTGTTTCTAATCTTCCGTATCAAATTTCTTCTCCGATAACTTTTAAGTTTTTGGAATATGATTTTAAAAAGGCTGTTTTAATGTACCAGTTGGAATTTGCTAAGAGGATGAATGCTGAGGTTAATTCTAAGGAGTATTCCAGGTTGTCTGTTGCATTACATTATAGGGCGGATATTAGTATTATAGATACTTTGCCTCCTGAGGCTTTTGTTCCACAGCCGAAGGTTAATAGTGCTGTTGTTGAATTGATTCCTAAAAATAGTGTGGATTTAAATGATTGTTTTGATGATGTTATAAGAGCATTATTCCAGCATAGAAATAAGAAGGCGAGAAAAGCTTTAATTCAGTCTGCTCATGAGTTACATTATGATAAGAAAGAGTTGAAGGCTTTGTTAAGTGGTGTTGATAATGATTTGTTTGAGGAGAAGGTTTTTAAGCTTAGTCCTGATGAAATTTTAGAAATATCTGAGGTTATTGGTGAGTTGTTATGA
- a CDS encoding HemK2/MTQ2 family protein methyltransferase: MNYDGVEFNECEEVYPPAEDTFLLIDNLMVQSGYDVLEIGTGTGLVSICASLKCSSVTSTDINPYAIKCAEANIKLNNRDNITVIKSDLFDNINGKYDLILFNTPYLPVTDEEHVDDEYSKAWDGGENGREVIDKFLKQAPQYLKENGTIQLVQSSLSDNEKTIQTLKKLGLKAEITAIEHIFFEDITLITAYKA; the protein is encoded by the coding sequence ATGAATTATGATGGTGTTGAGTTTAATGAGTGTGAGGAGGTTTATCCTCCTGCTGAGGATACTTTTTTGTTAATTGATAATTTGATGGTTCAAAGTGGTTATGATGTTTTGGAGATTGGTACTGGTACTGGTTTGGTTAGTATTTGTGCTTCATTGAAATGTAGTAGTGTAACCTCCACGGACATTAACCCATATGCAATTAAATGTGCAGAAGCTAATATTAAATTAAATAATCGTGACAATATTACTGTAATAAAAAGTGACTTGTTTGATAATATTAATGGCAAGTATGATTTGATATTATTTAACACACCTTATCTACCTGTAACAGATGAAGAACATGTTGATGATGAATATTCAAAGGCATGGGATGGAGGAGAAAATGGAAGAGAAGTAATTGACAAATTCCTAAAACAAGCCCCACAATACCTTAAAGAAAACGGAACAATACAATTAGTACAATCCTCATTATCAGATAATGAAAAAACAATACAAACACTGAAAAAACTAGGATTAAAAGCTGAAATAACTGCTATTGAACACATATTCTTTGAAGATATAACACTTATCACAGCTTACAAAGCATGA
- a CDS encoding YczE/YyaS/YitT family protein has product MKKENKTRRNNHISEINWKETIKNYIILIIGLFIMSFGVALSVISDLGTTPISCIPNVLKYAVPLSLGMITIIFNFLLIIIQVLILKSEFQRKQWMQIVVTIIFGYFIDYALYILTPIEPTNYISQWILCIISCFIIALGVYFEVISNAIVLPGEGVSLAVRHVTHIDFGKLKTGFDTSNVIIGAILSLLLYGTFKGIGLGTIFAGIVVGYIVRGYKQIIGKILEKN; this is encoded by the coding sequence ATGAAAAAAGAAAACAAAACAAGGAGAAACAATCATATAAGTGAAATAAATTGGAAAGAAACAATAAAAAACTATATTATACTAATTATTGGATTATTCATAATGTCCTTCGGCGTAGCACTATCAGTAATATCAGATTTAGGAACAACACCAATATCATGCATACCTAACGTACTAAAATATGCAGTACCATTATCATTAGGCATGATAACAATCATATTTAACTTCTTATTAATAATAATCCAAGTACTGATACTTAAATCAGAATTCCAGAGAAAACAATGGATGCAAATAGTAGTGACAATAATATTCGGATACTTCATAGATTACGCATTATACATATTAACACCAATAGAACCAACAAACTACATATCACAATGGATATTATGCATAATAAGCTGTTTTATAATTGCACTGGGAGTATATTTTGAAGTAATATCAAATGCAATAGTACTTCCAGGAGAAGGAGTATCCCTAGCAGTAAGACATGTAACACACATAGACTTCGGAAAATTAAAAACAGGATTTGACACGTCCAATGTAATAATAGGTGCAATATTATCCTTACTATTATATGGAACATTTAAGGGAATAGGTCTAGGCACAATATTTGCAGGAATAGTAGTAGGTTACATCGTAAGAGGATACAAACAAATCATCGGTAAAATACTTGAAAAAAATTAG
- a CDS encoding class I SAM-dependent methyltransferase, with protein sequence MENNKVLDAFNKASTDYDKYRKQAIPHMDIYYNTVIKLTENYENPKILDLGAGTGILTQLLYKQHPQSNITLLDLSTDMLKVAKTKFNNKKFKYITADYLEYDFTENYDIIVSSLSIHHLTDEEKKTLYAKIYETLNPQGIFINADQVRGSTEHTEKIYKNQDETHLSKQNIPEEEKQTLRNRRKLDKPATLHDTIKWYEEIGYKNVDIYYKYYRYFVIAGEK encoded by the coding sequence ATGGAAAACAATAAAGTACTAGATGCATTTAACAAAGCATCAACAGACTATGATAAATACAGAAAACAGGCAATACCACACATGGACATATACTACAACACAGTAATAAAACTAACAGAAAACTATGAAAACCCAAAAATACTGGACCTTGGAGCAGGAACAGGAATACTAACACAACTATTATACAAACAACACCCCCAAAGCAACATAACACTACTCGACTTATCAACTGACATGCTAAAAGTTGCAAAAACAAAATTCAATAACAAAAAATTCAAATACATAACAGCAGACTACCTCGAATATGACTTCACAGAAAACTATGATATAATAGTATCATCACTATCAATACATCACCTAACAGACGAAGAAAAAAAGACACTATACGCTAAAATATACGAAACACTAAACCCCCAAGGAATATTCATAAACGCAGACCAAGTAAGAGGATCAACAGAACACACAGAAAAAATATACAAAAATCAAGACGAAACACACCTATCCAAACAAAACATACCAGAAGAAGAAAAACAAACACTAAGAAACAGAAGAAAACTAGATAAACCAGCCACACTACACGATACAATCAAATGGTACGAAGAAATAGGATACAAAAACGTGGACATATACTACAAATATTACAGATATTTCGTAATAGCAGGAGAAAAATAA
- a CDS encoding Zn-ribbon domain-containing OB-fold protein codes for MSDIIKGWRHNDQRYNLIGTKCNKCNETFFPKKVVCPNCRSHGDIEDLQFKGTGKIYTYSVIHAATDDFKNNSPYAVGIIELDEGAKVTAQIVDCNVEELNIGDEVEVVFRKIREEGKEGVISYGYKFKLKE; via the coding sequence ATGAGTGACATTATAAAAGGATGGCGTCATAACGATCAAAGATATAACCTAATAGGAACAAAATGTAACAAATGTAATGAAACATTTTTCCCAAAAAAAGTAGTTTGTCCAAATTGTAGAAGCCATGGTGACATAGAAGACCTCCAATTTAAAGGAACTGGAAAAATCTACACATACTCAGTAATCCACGCAGCAACAGATGACTTCAAAAACAACTCACCATACGCTGTAGGAATCATAGAATTAGACGAAGGTGCAAAAGTAACCGCACAAATAGTTGACTGTAATGTAGAAGAACTAAACATAGGAGACGAAGTAGAAGTAGTCTTCAGAAAAATACGAGAAGAAGGAAAAGAAGGAGTAATATCATATGGATACAAATTCAAACTCAAAGAATGA
- the cfbA gene encoding sirohydrochlorin nickelochelatase translates to MDTNSNSKNDTGILLVGHGSRLPYNKEVVHSIASKYAQSKPDYNIEVGFMELAEPNIPTAFNKLKETGVKKIIVTPVFLAHGLHTKRDIPTILGLEPSEEAKKLGKGHSHGHGHHHDEGEEEHGHHHHHHHHDEAETVEFDGEIIYTEPLGADDAIVDIIAERVNPHL, encoded by the coding sequence ATGGATACAAATTCAAACTCAAAGAATGATACAGGAATCCTACTAGTAGGACATGGAAGCAGATTACCATACAACAAAGAAGTAGTACACTCAATAGCAAGCAAATATGCACAAAGCAAACCAGACTACAATATAGAAGTAGGATTCATGGAATTAGCAGAACCAAACATACCAACAGCATTCAACAAACTAAAAGAAACAGGAGTAAAAAAAATCATAGTAACACCTGTATTTTTAGCACACGGACTACACACAAAACGTGACATTCCAACCATATTAGGATTAGAACCTTCAGAAGAAGCAAAAAAACTAGGAAAAGGACATTCACACGGACATGGACACCACCACGATGAAGGAGAAGAAGAACACGGACACCACCACCATCATCATCACCATGATGAAGCAGAAACAGTTGAGTTTGATGGAGAAATCATTTACACCGAACCATTAGGTGCAGATGACGCTATAGTAGATATAATAGCTGAAAGAGTAAATCCACATTTATAA